A part of Oncorhynchus clarkii lewisi isolate Uvic-CL-2024 chromosome 17, UVic_Ocla_1.0, whole genome shotgun sequence genomic DNA contains:
- the LOC139370470 gene encoding rho GTPase-activating protein 19-like: MAADKESNKNTQNRRGTVCNVVISQDAGGSWGGSGVGARPPVIFNPDFFVEKLRHERPEVFQELVLSNISRLIDLPGAEFSLLLGDEGGPKTPTGAGGGFFRSFNFLKRKDKEVVFGTPLTEGGIAQIYQLIEYLSKNLQVEGLFRVPGNSVRQQALKEQLNSGADIDLEAGGFHPNDVATLLKTFLGELPEPLLTHQHFHAHLKIADMTLFDEKGNKTSVPDKERQIEALQLLFLLLPQANRSLLKLILDLLYHTAKQQDKNKMSAFNLALMFAPHVVWPRDMVASDLQENLKKLNNGMAFLIKHSQKLFKAPMYMREHARMHFTGSKTLQTKDDMDLLSVTGFPAPVPWKRCCADPSQYLSPSSSSQGQQHHTEESLKELFRHVHDNMPNSAKKKKLLRQLAKQTTPGLAPGTPINNYQPPPAQSKKHPRSRSFGGFIKRRHKGDQQALERRGRQISPEMVAAAAMGRLGKENVVLQSVNSPVTVNNSTPVGVKASDSMALNRERGLKLSKDSPSISRMCFSPSLETSM; this comes from the exons ATGGCAGCGGATAAAGAGTCCAATAAAAATACACAAAACAGAAG GGGTACGGTGTGTAACGTGGTGATCAGCCAGGATGCAGGGGGATCTTGGGGCGGCAGTGGGGTTGGTGCCCGCCCGCCCGTCATCTTCAACCCAGACTTCTTTGTGGAGAAGCTACGTCACGAGAGACCTGAGGTGTTTCAAGAGCTGGTGCTTagcaacatcagccgcctcatcGACCTTCCCGGTGCTGAGTTCTCTCTGCTGTTAGGGGACGAGGGAGGGCCCAAGACACCCACAGGGGCCGGAGGGGGATTCTTCCGCTCCTTCAACTTCCTCAAACGTAAAG ATAAGGAAGTGGTGTTCGGGACTCCTCTGACAGAGGGAGGCATCGCCCAGATTTACCAGCTCATCGAATACCTCAGCAAGA ACCTGCAGGTAGAGGGTCTGTTCAGGGTGCCAGGTAACAGTGTGCGGCAGCAGGCCCTGAAGGAGCAGCTGAACAGTGGCGCAGACATTGACCTGGAGGCAGGGGGCTTCCACCCCAACGACGTGGCCACCCTCCTCAAGACCTTCCTGGGAGAGCTACCTGAACCCCTCCTCACGCACCAACACTTCCATGCTCACCTCAAAATAGCAG ACATGACTCTCTTTGATGAGAAAGGCAACAAGACGTCAGTACCTGATAAGGAGCGTCAGATTGAGGCCTTACAGCTCCTCTTCCTGCTGCTGCCCCAGGCCAACCGCAGCCTCCTCAAACTGATCCTGGACCTGCTCTACCACACCGCCAAGCAGCAGGACAAGAACAAAATGTCCGCCTTCAACCTCGCCCTCATGTTTGCCCCCCACGTCGTGTGGCCCAGAGAT ATGGTGGCCAGTGACCTCCAGGAGAATCTGAAGAAGCTTAACAACGGCATGGCCTTCCTCATCAAACACTCCCAGAAACTATTCAAG GCTCCTATGTACATGAGGGAGCATGCCAGAATGCACTTCACAGGATCTAAGACCCTGCAGACCAAG GATGATATGGACCTGTTATCTGTGACTGGTTTCCCTGCCCCTGTTCCCTGGAAGAGGTGTTGTGCTGACCCGTCTCAGTACCTGTCCCCCTCCTCGTCGTCCCAGGGCCAGCAGCACCACACAGAGGAGTCCCTGAAGGAGCTGTTCAGACACGTCCATGACAACATGCCCAACTCTGCCAAGAAGAAGAAACTCCTACGACAG cTTGCTAAACAGACCACCCCCGGCCTGGCCCCAGGGACACCCATCAACAACTATCAGCCCCCCCCGGCCCAGAGCAAGAAACACCCCCGCTCCCGCTCCTTCGGTGGATTCATCAag AGGAGACATAAGGGGGACCAACAGGCGTTGGAGAGGAGGGGCAGACAGATCTCCCCGGAGATGGTTGCTGCGGCGGCGATGGGACGGCTGGGAAAGGAGAACGTCGTCCTGCAGTCG GTGAACAGTCCGGTGACAGTGAATAATAGTACCCCAGTCGGGGTCAAGGCCTCTGACAGCATGGCCCTCAATAGAGAGCGGGGACTCAAACTGTCAAAG gactctccatccatctccagaatgtgtttctctccctccctagaaACGTCCATGTAG